The Acidobacteriota bacterium genome segment GCGGCTCGAAATCCCGGCCTACGATCCGCGGGCATCCTACACCCAGGCCCTCGGCTATGCCACGTCGCCCTCCGGCGCCTGCCATCTCCGCGGCGGTTATGCCGTGTCGCTGGCCTTTTTCGGCGGCGCGCGGGAGATCCCCCGGTTCAGCCGGCTTCAGTCGCCGATCGCAATCCGCAACATGCAGAATATCGGCATCATCCAGGACAGCCTGGGGATCTGCCGTTTCACGGGCTATGCCTTCTCCGTCGACCCCTGGGCCCGCATGCTCGGCGGCGTCCTTGGCCGTCGCGTCTCCGTGTCCGAACTCGAAGAGGCTGCAAACCGCATCGCTTCGCTGGAAAGGCTCTTCAACTGCGAGGCGGGGGCGACTTCGGCTGACGATGACCTCCCGCCTCGGTTTGCCGACGAGCCCATCCTCGTTGCGGGAAAGGAACGCCGCGTCAGCCGCGAAGACATGGAAGCGATGAAGGCCGATTATTACAAGGCGCGGGGCTGGGACGCCGAAGGCCGGCCGACTCCCAAAACGCTTGCCGCTCTTCGCATCATGGGGAGGAAAAGATGACCCGCGACCCGCGCTGGAAGGCCGCAGCCGACCTCCTGCCCGTTTTTCAGAAGATCGGCCGCGCCTCGCTCAACCACGACATCCAGAACAGCCACAGCGGAAACATGGCCGTGCGCTGGACGGACGCCTCCGGCCGGGACCGGATCGCCATCACGGCCACGGGGTCGCAGAAGGGCGATCTCGATGAAAGCGGAATCTGCATCCTGTCTCCCGACACGACCGACTACGGCTACTACAAGGCCTCGTCCGAAACCGACATCCACGTCCGGATCCTGTCCGCGCCGGGCGTGCGGGCCTCCATGCACGCCCACGTCAAGGACCTGGTTCTGGCTACGCTCGACGACGTCCCCAAGCCGTCCGAGCCGCCGCCTTTCCGGCCGGTCGATCCCCTCGGCTACGCCCACCTGGGCCGGGAGATTCCGGTCGACTGGTTCGCCGTCCCCAGCGGATCGGTCGAGATGACGCGCGTCGTTCCGGAAAGACTGTTGTCGCGGCCGCTCACGGTCATTTACGCCCACGGCGCCGTGGCCCGCGGCCGGACTCTGGCCGAGGCCTTTTTCCGCCTCTGCGTCGCCAACAACTCCGGCACTATCGTCCAGCTCCTCTGGAAGATCGGGGCCGATGTCGAGGAGCTGCGACGGCGGATCGGCGCGGATCCGGCGGCCTGCTTCGCGGACCTTCCTTCCGGCTATGAGGTCGAGGGCGACGATTGCTGCGATTTTCCCGGCGAAGAGGAGCTCATCAGGGAGTTCCGGAAAACGGGCGCCCGGATCTTCGAGTCGCGGCTTTCTCCCTTTCACACGGGAAGCGCCTCGGTCCGCGGTGTCGCCGACATGCTCTATGCCCCCAAGGCCTCCATGCCGAGGGATATCGGCGGCCCGCTTCTCCGCCTCCCCATCGACGCCCGCGACGGTGACACGGCCGAGATCGCCATGCACAAGGCCATCTACGCCCGGAGCGATTTCCAGACCGTTCTTCACTGTTACGTCCCCGAGGCCGAGGCGGCGGCGCATTTTATCTATCCCGGAGAGAGCGAGCCGTCCGATCGCATCATTCCGCTCGATGCCGAAGGGGCCTTTCTCTACCTTGTGATCCCCATTCTGCCGCCCCGGTTCGACGTCGAGGATCTCGTGCGGCTTCTTCATGATTACAAGATGGTCGTTGTCCGCGGCGGGGGAGTCTGGGCGGTCGGCGGGCAGTCGCTCTCCGAAGTCCTCCACCATCCATCGTCGCTTCGCGAGATCTGCCTGATCCGGATCGGCGCCTTCGAGCGCGGGCTGGATCTCCGGAAAATGGAGCCGG includes the following:
- a CDS encoding class II aldolase/adducin family protein, yielding MTRDPRWKAAADLLPVFQKIGRASLNHDIQNSHSGNMAVRWTDASGRDRIAITATGSQKGDLDESGICILSPDTTDYGYYKASSETDIHVRILSAPGVRASMHAHVKDLVLATLDDVPKPSEPPPFRPVDPLGYAHLGREIPVDWFAVPSGSVEMTRVVPERLLSRPLTVIYAHGAVARGRTLAEAFFRLCVANNSGTIVQLLWKIGADVEELRRRIGADPAACFADLPSGYEVEGDDCCDFPGEEELIREFRKTGARIFESRLSPFHTGSASVRGVADMLYAPKASMPRDIGGPLLRLPIDARDGDTAEIAMHKAIYARSDFQTVLHCYVPEAEAAAHFIYPGESEPSDRIIPLDAEGAFLYLVIPILPPRFDVEDLVRLLHDYKMVVVRGGGVWAVGGQSLSEVLHHPSSLREICLIRIGAFERGLDLRKMEPAKAKKW